From Clostridia bacterium, a single genomic window includes:
- a CDS encoding PBSX family phage terminase large subunit, which translates to MNDVYTEKQLKLMRAWQKDKLKRLNILDGSVRSGKTWISIVLWMFWVATMPKNKSYMMVARTLTTLKRNCLDLMEGLAGKDNFSYSLAQKQGELFGRKIYLEGANDVRSESKIRGMTLQGVYCDEITLFPQDFFNMLLSRLSEPDAKLIGTTNPDSPKHWLKTEFLDKKKELDLLTMRFLIDDNTFLPKDYIKNIKKEYSGVFYERFIRGRWVNAEGLIYKTFADNQKRYSIKQKDVPSLKYINIGVDFGGNKSQHAFVASGFTERIDVVYALKSRAIPATGTSVEDIISSFKQFADEITKTYGFVDYVYADSAEQAIINEMRNKTDYAICNSIKNEIIDRIRCEDVLFSSRRVFLVENENDDLADGLENARWNEKNVKKDERLDDGTSNVDILDAFEYSFESFIRDLLEG; encoded by the coding sequence ATGAATGATGTATATACCGAAAAGCAGTTGAAACTCATGCGCGCCTGGCAGAAGGACAAGCTGAAGCGGTTGAATATCTTAGACGGCTCGGTTCGTTCGGGTAAAACATGGATTTCTATTGTTTTGTGGATGTTCTGGGTAGCGACCATGCCAAAGAATAAAAGTTATATGATGGTCGCAAGAACACTGACTACCTTGAAGCGAAACTGTCTGGATCTGATGGAGGGCTTAGCCGGGAAAGATAATTTTTCGTATTCTCTGGCACAAAAGCAAGGCGAGCTGTTTGGGCGAAAGATTTATTTAGAGGGTGCAAACGATGTGCGAAGTGAAAGTAAAATCCGTGGCATGACATTGCAGGGCGTTTACTGTGACGAAATCACACTGTTCCCACAGGATTTTTTTAACATGTTGCTTTCGCGTTTGTCTGAGCCTGATGCAAAGCTTATCGGGACTACTAACCCCGACAGCCCGAAGCATTGGTTAAAAACCGAATTCTTAGACAAGAAGAAAGAACTGGACTTGTTGACCATGCGTTTTCTGATAGATGATAACACCTTTTTGCCGAAGGATTACATAAAGAACATCAAAAAAGAATATTCGGGTGTTTTCTATGAGCGGTTTATCCGCGGTCGCTGGGTGAATGCAGAGGGGCTTATTTATAAAACCTTTGCAGATAACCAGAAGCGGTACAGCATCAAACAAAAGGACGTGCCTTCGCTTAAATATATCAACATCGGCGTTGACTTTGGCGGAAACAAATCACAGCACGCATTTGTGGCAAGCGGTTTCACCGAACGGATTGACGTGGTGTATGCTTTAAAATCCAGAGCGATACCGGCAACGGGTACTTCTGTAGAGGATATTATAAGCAGTTTTAAGCAGTTTGCGGACGAAATCACAAAAACATACGGCTTTGTGGATTATGTGTATGCAGACAGTGCCGAGCAGGCAATTATAAACGAGATGCGGAACAAGACGGATTATGCTATCTGCAACTCGATAAAAAACGAAATCATTGACCGAATACGGTGCGAGGATGTATTGTTTTCTTCGCGCCGTGTTTTTTTGGTGGAGAACGAAAACGATGATTTGGCGGACGGTCTTGAAAACGCCAGATGGAATGAAAAAAACGTAAAGAAGGACGAACGGCTTGACGATGGTACAAGCAATGTGGATATACTGGATGCTTTTGAATACAGCTTTGAAAGCTTTATCCGTGATTTGTTGGAGGGATGA
- a CDS encoding Lar family restriction alleviation protein, giving the protein MAELLPCPFCGEIPYIERKPLWKEYGGSTHGYYGCFEYDIRCHKCGCNIPLGGNDTVYRKDEEAKQNAINKWNTRTPKERGGEK; this is encoded by the coding sequence ATGGCTGAATTGTTACCTTGTCCGTTTTGTGGTGAAATCCCATACATAGAAAGAAAACCTTTATGGAAAGAGTATGGCGGTTCTACGCACGGATATTATGGCTGTTTTGAATATGATATTAGATGTCATAAATGCGGTTGCAATATTCCTCTTGGTGGCAACGATACTGTTTATCGCAAAGACGAAGAAGCGAAACAAAATGCAATCAATAAATGGAACACACGCACACCAAAAGAAAGAGGTGGGGAGAAGTGA